Proteins from a genomic interval of Desulfofustis limnaeus:
- a CDS encoding metal ABC transporter permease, translating to MIHELFLAPLAETYFQKALIGGSIVAVVAGVVGCLVILRRMAFLGDALSHAMIAGVAGGYLVMKMLFGLEAHAPGMLFGSLLAAITTVALISFVSRISRVKEDTAIGIMYTGVFALGVVAVSIFRHYIHIDLMHFIMGDVLGVADSDLWVSAVAGAVVLSVLILFFRHFQLATFDPVMAASIGLPVLLLDYLFTTCVSLVVVSAVSMVGVILVVGLLITPAATAYLLSDRLDRMMMLAALFGVTSVVGGLYLCVWLDSAGGGAIMLFCTLQFLVVLVLAPKYGLIARWLRLRSLIPQQVVEDILTTILRYGKPTPLAIIRTYVESTRGLQKALLRMERDGLLLRSAEGYRLSEAGEKEAGKVLRAHRLWETYLEAIGTPAEEVHATAHHLEHLGGEAVDYLDEKLGNPEVSPHGKTIS from the coding sequence ATGATCCACGAACTCTTTCTCGCCCCGCTGGCGGAGACCTATTTCCAGAAAGCCCTGATCGGCGGCTCCATCGTCGCCGTGGTGGCCGGTGTCGTCGGCTGCCTGGTGATCCTGCGCCGCATGGCCTTTCTCGGCGACGCCCTGTCGCACGCCATGATCGCCGGGGTCGCCGGCGGCTACCTGGTGATGAAGATGCTCTTCGGCCTCGAGGCCCACGCCCCCGGCATGCTCTTCGGCTCGCTGCTGGCGGCCATCACCACCGTCGCCCTGATCAGTTTCGTCTCCCGGATATCCCGGGTCAAAGAAGACACCGCCATCGGCATCATGTACACCGGCGTCTTCGCGCTGGGCGTAGTGGCCGTCTCCATCTTCCGCCACTACATCCACATCGACCTGATGCATTTCATCATGGGCGACGTACTCGGCGTCGCCGACAGCGACCTTTGGGTGAGCGCCGTGGCCGGCGCCGTGGTGCTGAGCGTGCTCATTCTCTTCTTCCGCCACTTCCAGTTGGCCACCTTCGACCCGGTGATGGCCGCCTCCATCGGCCTGCCGGTACTGCTGCTCGACTACCTGTTCACCACCTGCGTCTCGCTGGTGGTGGTGAGCGCCGTCAGCATGGTGGGAGTCATCCTGGTGGTCGGCCTGCTCATCACCCCGGCCGCCACCGCCTACCTGCTCAGCGACCGGCTCGACCGGATGATGATGCTGGCCGCCCTGTTCGGTGTCACCAGTGTGGTTGGTGGCCTTTATCTCTGCGTCTGGCTCGATTCGGCCGGCGGCGGCGCCATCATGCTGTTCTGTACCCTGCAGTTTCTGGTGGTGCTGGTCCTGGCCCCCAAATACGGCCTGATCGCCCGCTGGCTGCGTCTGCGCAGCCTGATCCCGCAACAGGTGGTGGAGGACATCCTGACCACCATTCTCCGCTACGGCAAACCAACCCCGCTGGCGATCATCCGCACCTACGTGGAGAGTACGCGCGGACTGCAGAAAGCGCTGCTGCGCATGGAACGGGATGGCCTGCTGCTTCGCTCCGCCGAAGGCTATCGGCTCAGCGAGGCCGGGGAAAAAGAAGCGGGCAAGGTACTGCGCGCCCATCGTCTCTGGGAGACCTACCTGGAGGCCATCGGCACCCCGGCCGAGGAGGTCCACGCCACCGCGCACCACCTCGAGCATCTGGGCGGCGAGGCGGTGGACTATCTCGACGAGAAGCTGGGCAACCCGGAAGTCAGCCCCCATGGCAAAACCATTTCCTGA
- a CDS encoding 4Fe-4S binding protein — translation MTTIHERCIGCQACLARCPEAALRLDGQTISRDHERCSLCLDCVEICPVMAHEALVRG, via the coding sequence GTGACCACCATACACGAGCGCTGCATCGGCTGCCAGGCCTGCCTGGCGAGGTGCCCGGAAGCGGCGCTGCGCCTCGACGGCCAAACCATCAGCCGTGATCATGAGCGCTGCTCCCTCTGCCTCGATTGTGTCGAGATCTGCCCGGTCATGGCTCACGAGGCTCTGGTTCGGGGCTGA
- a CDS encoding NUDIX domain-containing protein — translation MSDSPKPTNLPAILRTRVVVGLLFADDGRILIAKRNHRKLYGGLWEFPGGKVELGETVEQALIREISEELAAPITITLVLPGYLFTVGPLQAEFIPITGTVRPADIIRQEHDDHRFVTVEETADYAFSPYDYQALSLLRAGLV, via the coding sequence ATGAGCGATTCCCCCAAGCCCACGAATCTCCCGGCCATCCTTCGCACCAGGGTCGTGGTCGGGCTATTGTTCGCAGATGACGGGCGGATCCTGATCGCCAAACGGAACCACCGCAAACTCTACGGCGGGCTCTGGGAGTTCCCGGGTGGCAAGGTGGAGCTGGGAGAGACCGTGGAACAGGCGCTGATCCGGGAAATCAGCGAAGAGTTGGCAGCACCGATCACTATCACGCTGGTTCTTCCCGGTTATCTCTTCACGGTCGGACCCCTGCAGGCCGAATTCATCCCGATTACCGGAACCGTTCGCCCGGCCGATATCATCCGCCAGGAACATGACGACCACCGTTTCGTCACGGTGGAGGAAACCGCCGACTATGCGTTCTCCCCGTATGACTACCAGGCGTTGTCGCTGCTCAGAGCAGGACTGGTCTGA
- a CDS encoding ferritin-like domain-containing protein — protein MDLFAFSIQMEKDAEALYRKMADNAPAPGVKKVLLLLAEDEVKHRKAIEHLQKKLHVPEQQGVALDIKTVFDEMKQDPAFTAVSEDVVEDYQKAVEIERRGIAFYKEKFAEATDPVSKQLFEALMKQETYHLKTCESLLEMVQKPEWWVENAEFNPRTSDEY, from the coding sequence ATGGATCTGTTTGCGTTTTCGATTCAAATGGAAAAAGATGCCGAAGCGCTCTATCGCAAGATGGCCGATAACGCCCCCGCGCCCGGGGTAAAAAAAGTATTGTTGCTGCTCGCCGAAGACGAAGTCAAACACCGCAAGGCTATCGAGCACCTGCAGAAGAAACTCCATGTTCCCGAGCAGCAGGGCGTCGCTCTGGACATCAAGACGGTATTCGACGAAATGAAGCAGGATCCGGCCTTCACCGCCGTCTCCGAAGACGTTGTCGAGGACTATCAGAAAGCAGTCGAGATTGAGAGACGCGGCATTGCCTTCTACAAGGAGAAATTCGCCGAGGCGACCGACCCGGTCAGCAAGCAGCTGTTCGAGGCCCTGATGAAGCAGGAGACCTATCACCTGAAGACCTGCGAAAGCCTCCTGGAGATGGTGCAGAAGCCCGAATGGTGGGTGGAGAACGCCGAATTCAACCCCCGCACCAGCGACGAGTATTAA
- a CDS encoding YrbL family protein has protein sequence MIPAPGEPEGRTDEPLRLAEELLISRGRNRLCYHHPYDPALVVKVPAGPDKTQVDANAREYRGYQDLVRRHGMISCISHCHGFVATDRGPGLLCDCVRNEDGSPAETIWDLIVHHEECDLPSILAVAEAFCQHLVAHDIRLFDLNPKNIALRQCRNGTYAAVALDLKGRFDNNEFIPFSTYSRYFARRKLVRRSRQLLDRIVLYRQNRHRYQHLFQPPE, from the coding sequence ATGATACCAGCACCGGGCGAGCCTGAAGGGCGGACGGATGAACCGCTGCGCCTTGCCGAAGAGCTGCTGATCAGTCGCGGTCGTAACCGGTTGTGCTATCATCACCCGTATGACCCGGCGTTGGTGGTCAAGGTGCCGGCCGGTCCCGATAAAACCCAGGTTGACGCCAATGCCAGAGAGTATCGCGGCTATCAGGACCTGGTCCGGCGGCACGGCATGATTTCCTGCATCAGCCATTGCCACGGTTTTGTGGCTACCGATCGCGGCCCGGGGCTGCTCTGCGATTGCGTGCGTAACGAAGACGGCTCACCGGCCGAGACCATCTGGGACCTGATTGTCCACCACGAGGAGTGCGATCTGCCAAGCATCCTGGCCGTCGCCGAGGCGTTCTGCCAGCATCTGGTCGCCCATGATATTCGTTTGTTCGACCTGAACCCGAAAAATATAGCCCTGCGCCAGTGCCGCAACGGTACCTATGCGGCGGTGGCGCTTGATCTCAAGGGCCGGTTCGACAACAACGAATTCATACCCTTTTCCACCTACAGCCGTTATTTTGCCCGGCGCAAACTGGTACGCAGAAGCAGGCAACTGCTAGACCGGATCGTTCTCTACCGGCAGAACCGGCACCGCTATCAGCACCTGTTCCAGCCTCCGGAATGA
- a CDS encoding TetR/AcrR family transcriptional regulator: MNHPLHPDVHRRLEKAVLDVFSHADFHQASIRAVAKQAGVSFTTIYKHYGSKERLVFAFVDIWMGKLTDRIVDHLQGIEDLKEKLRKVFWLQLDYYERHIGLGRIVFMTLPMSTWMADQTFAQPRMMGLMIDVLKEGQREGVLNPHVRAGILLDFLMGFVQRSFFMWILRGRTESLSAQANVMFEMVWRGMANPDRDGNG, from the coding sequence ATGAACCATCCCTTGCATCCCGATGTTCACCGGCGCCTGGAAAAGGCGGTGCTGGACGTCTTTTCCCACGCCGATTTCCATCAGGCCAGCATCCGTGCTGTGGCGAAGCAGGCCGGCGTCAGCTTTACCACCATCTACAAGCATTACGGCAGCAAGGAGCGGCTGGTGTTCGCCTTTGTCGATATCTGGATGGGCAAACTCACCGACCGGATCGTCGATCACCTGCAGGGTATCGAAGATCTCAAGGAGAAGCTGCGCAAGGTGTTCTGGCTGCAACTTGATTATTACGAGCGGCATATCGGTCTTGGCCGTATCGTCTTCATGACGCTGCCGATGAGCACCTGGATGGCCGATCAGACCTTTGCCCAGCCGCGGATGATGGGTCTGATGATCGATGTCCTGAAGGAAGGGCAACGGGAAGGGGTGCTCAACCCCCATGTCCGGGCCGGAATCCTGCTCGATTTTCTGATGGGCTTCGTGCAGCGCAGTTTCTTTATGTGGATCCTGCGCGGCCGCACGGAGAGTCTGTCGGCTCAGGCCAACGTCATGTTCGAGATGGTGTGGCGCGGCATGGCCAATCCGGATCGGGATGGGAACGGCTGA
- a CDS encoding sodium ion-translocating decarboxylase subunit beta produces the protein MGAALLEFWRSSGVYGLSFGAVLMMAVACLLLYLAIVRGFEPLLLVPIAFGVLLTNLPFAGLMKPPLLEITAGAVHTVEPGGLLYYLFQGDHLGIFPPLIFLGVGAMTDFGPLIANPRALLLGAAAQFGIFVTFIGAVASGLFTAQEAASIGIIGGADGPTAIFLSSKLAPHLLGAIAIAAYSYMALVPIIQPPIMKLLTTEAERQIKMSQLRPVSKKEKVLFPIIVTIVVSLIVPAAATLIGMLMLGNLFRECGVVGRLEDTAKNALINIITIFLGVTVGATATAEQFLKVETLAILGLGVAAFAIGTASGVLLAKVMNRFSRSPINPLIGSAGVSAVPMAARVSQVVGSKADPTNFLLMHAMGPNVAGVIGSAIAAGVMLSLFGH, from the coding sequence ATGGGAGCGGCCTTGCTGGAGTTCTGGCGCAGCAGCGGTGTCTACGGGCTCAGTTTCGGTGCCGTGTTGATGATGGCGGTGGCATGTCTGCTCCTTTATCTGGCCATTGTCCGCGGTTTTGAACCATTGTTGCTGGTGCCGATCGCCTTTGGCGTGCTGCTGACCAACCTGCCCTTTGCCGGCCTGATGAAGCCGCCGCTGTTGGAGATAACCGCCGGCGCCGTGCACACGGTAGAGCCGGGTGGCTTGCTTTACTATCTCTTTCAGGGCGATCACCTGGGGATTTTCCCGCCGTTGATCTTTCTCGGGGTCGGTGCCATGACCGATTTCGGGCCCTTGATCGCTAATCCGCGCGCGCTGCTCCTTGGGGCGGCGGCCCAGTTCGGCATCTTCGTCACCTTCATCGGCGCGGTCGCCTCAGGTCTCTTTACCGCTCAGGAGGCGGCGTCCATCGGCATCATCGGCGGCGCCGACGGCCCTACCGCCATCTTTCTCTCCTCGAAGCTGGCTCCTCACCTTCTCGGGGCGATAGCCATCGCCGCTTATTCCTACATGGCGCTGGTGCCGATTATTCAACCGCCGATCATGAAACTGCTGACCACGGAGGCGGAGCGTCAGATCAAAATGAGCCAGCTGCGGCCGGTCTCCAAAAAGGAAAAGGTTCTTTTCCCGATCATCGTCACCATCGTCGTCAGTCTCATCGTCCCGGCCGCGGCGACGCTGATCGGTATGTTGATGCTGGGCAATCTGTTCCGCGAGTGCGGCGTGGTCGGGCGGCTGGAGGATACGGCGAAGAACGCGCTGATCAATATCATCACCATTTTCCTTGGGGTAACCGTCGGTGCCACAGCCACCGCCGAACAGTTCCTCAAGGTGGAGACCCTGGCCATTCTCGGGCTGGGGGTGGCCGCCTTTGCCATCGGCACCGCTTCCGGAGTGTTGTTGGCCAAGGTGATGAACCGTTTCTCCCGCTCACCCATCAATCCGCTGATCGGCTCCGCCGGGGTGTCGGCGGTGCCGATGGCGGCGCGGGTGTCCCAGGTGGTGGGCAGCAAGGCCGACCCCACCAATTTCCTGCTGATGCATGCCATGGGCCCCAATGTCGCCGGGGTGATCGGCTCCGCCATCGCCGCCGGGGTGATGCTGTCGCTGTTTGGCCATTGA
- a CDS encoding biotin/lipoyl-containing protein, whose translation MRRFRVVVNGSEFEVAIEELSGATGSGRPAVVPVSPAAAAAPASAFVPPRPAVQPAAGEVGAVVAQMPGTILEVMVAPGERVSRGQTLLLLEAMKMANEVVAPGDGVVVEVRVAKGASVNGGEVLVVLS comes from the coding sequence ATGAGACGATTCAGGGTGGTGGTGAACGGCAGCGAGTTTGAAGTGGCCATCGAGGAACTGAGCGGCGCCACTGGTTCGGGCCGTCCGGCAGTCGTACCGGTGTCTCCGGCGGCTGCGGCGGCCCCCGCTTCCGCTTTCGTCCCGCCGCGGCCGGCGGTGCAACCGGCGGCCGGGGAGGTCGGAGCGGTTGTCGCCCAGATGCCGGGAACCATTCTCGAGGTCATGGTGGCCCCCGGTGAACGGGTAAGCCGCGGCCAGACCCTGCTGCTCCTTGAGGCCATGAAGATGGCCAACGAGGTGGTGGCGCCGGGCGACGGTGTCGTCGTCGAAGTGAGGGTGGCCAAAGGCGCCTCGGTCAACGGTGGCGAGGTGTTGGTGGTCTTGTCCTGA